One region of Malania oleifera isolate guangnan ecotype guangnan chromosome 6, ASM2987363v1, whole genome shotgun sequence genomic DNA includes:
- the LOC131157151 gene encoding GATA transcription factor 9-like — MDQFAVEDLLDFPNDDALITDEFFDSVTGNSTDSSTVTGVDSYNSAASAREQPHFSGNIASRPFADAQFPSDELCVPCDDLAELEWLSNFVEESFSSEDLQKLQLLSGLKAPAHSSSSEIHPIDPENRTRVTAPMLRPDVSVPGKARSKRSRAAPCDWSSRLLVLSPAMSSSELEPAKKPGKMKKRESSENSEGRKCLHCATEKTPQWRTGPMGPKTLCNACGVRFKSGRLVPEYRPAASPTFVSTKHSNSHRKVMELRRQKEFQRAPQQPFVCQNTIFGVSDVGDYLIVDPSSYGSGF; from the exons ATGGACCAGTTCGCCGTCGAAGACCTCCTCGATTTCCCCAACGACGACGCTTTGATCACCGACGAATTCTTCGACTCCGTCACCGGCAACTCCACCGACTCCTCCACAGTCACCGGCGTCGACAGCTACAACTCCGCCGCCTCCGCTCGCGAACAGCCTCATTTCTCCGGCAACATCGCCAGCCGGCCCTTCGCCGACGCTCAATTCCCCAGCGACGAACTCTGCGTGCCG TGTGATGACTTGGCTGAGCTTGAATGGTTGTCAAACTTCGTGGAGGAATCGTTTTCAAGCGAAGACTTGCAGAAGCTCCAGCTTCTCTCCGGACTCAAAGCTCCGGCCCACTCATCCTCCTCCGAAATTCATCCTATCGACCCCGAGAACCGAACCCGAGTCACCGCGCCCATGCTCCGGCCCGACGTGTCCGTCCCCGGCAAGGCACGGAGCAAGCGGTCACGCGCCGCCCCATGCGACTGGTCTTCGCGCCTCCTGGTGCTCTCCCCGGCGATGTCCTCCTCTGAGTTAGAGCCGGCGAAGAAACCCGGCAAAATGAAGAAGAGAGAGAGCTCGGAGAACTCCGAGGGGCGGAAATGCTTGCATTGCGCGACGGAGAAGACCCCGCAGTGGCGGACGGGGCCCATGGGTCCTAAAACGCTGTGCAACGCTTGTGGGGTTCGGTTCAAGTCGGGTCGGTTGGTACCCGAATACCGACCCGCCGCGAGCCCGACCTTCGTTTCCACAAAGCATTCGAATTCGCACCGGAAGGTTATGGAGCTCCGAAGGCAGAAGGAGTTCCAAAGAGCCCCGCAGCAGCCATTCGTTTGTCAGAATACCATTTTCGGGGTATCGGACGTTGGAGATTACTTGATAGTTGACCCGTCTTCATACGGGTCCGGCTTTTAG